In Vicia villosa cultivar HV-30 ecotype Madison, WI linkage group LG7, Vvil1.0, whole genome shotgun sequence, the DNA window TAGAAATTGATAGATATAGCCAACTCCACTTCCACTTAGTAAAATAATGTTTGTTGTATGACTATTAAACATTATATATGATGTAAACtatatttttgtaaaataataaaaatcacgaTTCAATTATAAACCCATATGATTGTGGCAGACATCATGgaaaaaactcaatttataaGCAAATGGGATTGAAAGATAATATAAACATGCACTCAAAACTATGATAGGTTAGACTTTGAGAAGAGTAGAAATCCTTGTTTCAACGTTTATAAACAAATAAACTAAAACTAATCCCCTAAAGAATAGAAGGATCAACAAAAGCTCCAAACAAATTATTCACATTTCCCAgagtaaaataaacaaaaatcatgaatatataaatataaatgtagcaatcaataaaacaataacaatatAAATAATCATGCCAGAAACTGGCCAATATTGAAATCATGAGATTCCTCTCTTTAATTCTATACTCTCACAGGAAAAGTCAATGCTCTCCATCTTTAAGCAAATCATGATTCCTCAATAATCTCTTCTTGCTCTTTCACATTACTAGAATGACAAATTTCCCCAATCAATCTTACAACCACATCCATGGAAGGTCTCTTATCAGGATATTGAGCAGTACATTCAAGAGCAAGCTGCAAAAGTTTCACCATTTCGTCCTCAACATTTTGGTATCTCAGAAGCTCCATGTCGAAAACATCAGTGTTCCACTCGTCTTGAATGATCGACTGGACCCATCTCGGTAGGTCTACTCCTTCATCGTTTAGCGTAGAATGAGTAGGAGCTTTTCCTGTGAGAAGCTCCAGAAGCATAATGCCGAAGCTGTAGACGTCCGCCTTTTGGGATACTTTGCGGGTGTCGGTGACCTCTGGTGCACGGTAACCAGAAACTCGGTTGGGTGTAGCGGTTGGAAGAGCGAGATACGCTAGGCCGAAGTCGGAGACACGGGATTCGTAAGATTTGGTGAGAAGGATGTTTGATGACTTGATGTTTCCATGGGAGGATGTTGGACTTTGTGAGTGTAGGTATGCAATCCCTTGGGCAGCACCAAGGGCTATGGTTGACCTTGTTTCCCAATTTAGTGGAGTCCTTCCAGTTCCATTATTTGCTATAACATGAAAATAGTAAGAAGTATAAGTAaacaatgtaaaaaaaaaaaagagcctaAAAATGTCTAGCATCCAACTCATTCATGATTCACACAAAACTTGCAAAAGAACATAAATCAGTTGAAGTTTCAATAAATTCAAACCGGATTTGTATCCCTTGGATCACGCATTTGTCGCACTCACGTAATCCGTACGATATTGAATAGTATAGATTGCTTGACTATGTAGTCAAAATCAAAATCTTAGAGTCTTGTGCAGTCAACATTACTTCATAAGAACTTTGAATGTTGGAACAATAAGTACAATCAAATTGGAAATGCTCATTGACATAAATATAAGATTTTTGGGATCTGCCAAGCCTAAGTAAGAGGCACATAAACTTCAGATTTCTCATATAATGCTTTAGTAATCAGAAATCTAAGACTCTTGATGCAAGATTCCATTTCTTATAAGCATAAATAATGTGTCAACAAATATGCATAGGCCtcaaatatcaaaatatttatcAGTCTTATCCTATGAAGCACAGACACAGACACAAACACCAGATATTACACCGACACAAACACACCTTTTTCAGAGGTGTCAGTTCTACAGAGGTCCTATCACTCAATGCAAGCCTTATATTCAGGGAAAAAAATAACAATCTCAATTCAGATTGGCAGAAGATATGTTGAAATGAATCCAAACACAGTAACACAGTTGGGGGGCCTAATGTGTCAAACATTATCACTATAGTAATATAGATATTTTAGTGATATTATCTTCACACATTTAGAGACCAAGAAGACAGAAAATAACTAAAAGAAAAGCACCTAGGGACATAAAAAAAGCAGTGATTGTCCAAAAAGCCAACATGGACTAGACACAAGAACAGCCACAATCATTATACTAATAAACAAAAGAGAAGGTAGCATATTAGCATCACAAAACACATCCAACACAACAACACTAACAATGTCCaacaaaaaatgacaaaaatcaaaagcaaaagacaaacacatacataccatgcaagaGTGCAGATAAGCTTCCCATTGGCATGTAATCATACACAACAAGCTTTTCATCTCTACTATAATAATAACCCCTAAGTGGGACCAGGTTCTCATGAACCAATTTCCCTACCTCCTCCATTTTCTCCTTGAATTCCTTTTCACTTGCAGTAACATCCTTCAACCTTTTCACAGCCACTGTCACTCCCATCTCCAATGCTGCCTTATAAGCTGTTCCAAATGTCCCTTTTCCCAAAACTTCTGCAGAAGCTCTTAACAAATCTTCTAAACTAAACTTTCTAGTCACATTCCCAACAAACACCAAACTCTTTTGTAACGACACGCCCGAAGCTGAAACCGAAGCCGAAGCCAAACCAGAACCTGAATTACTCACACCCCCATCACCAGCACCATTTTCAACATCAACACTCTTGGCATGTGCTACATTATCAGAATCACTTTTTGATCTTTTTCTACACAAGAACACCAAAAGAACCAGAATCAACACAAAACCAAAAACACAGCCAATTACAATACCAGCAATAGCTCCACCAGATAACCCATTTTTCTTATTTCTGTCATTGTTTCCAGGACAAGGTATTTTAAGGGGACTCCCACAAAGCTCATTCCCCGTAAAAGCGCTTATATCTAAACGCGAAAACCTCGACGGAATCGGCCCGGTTAAATTGTTAAACGACACATTGAATACATGTAAAGGAGGAACATTAAGGTCAGGCACCGAACCGGTGAACCGGTTTTGCTCCAAAGAGAGTGTATCCAAACGAGTGAGCTTGTTGAAACTAGAAGAAACTTCACCGCTGAAATTGTTATGAGCTAAACTCAACCGAGTCAAATTCTGCAACCCAAACACAAATTCAGGAACCTCACCGGAGAGAAAATTATTCTGAAGGTAAAGATTCCGAAGAGAAACCAGTTTTGAAAAATCCGAAGGAATTGGTCCGGTTAACAAGTTGAACCGGAGGGAAAGTATCTGCAATTCAGTGAGGTTTCCTAAACCAATCGGAAGGTTACCAGCGAGACCCATCCCCGGTAGCCTCAACGACGTGACTCTTTCGTTTTGGCAGGAAACGCCGGGCCATAAACACGGGTTAGTCTCGGACACGTTCCATGATCGGGTTCGTCCTCCAACTGTGTTCCTTAAAATCAGTAGAGTTTCTCTATCGGAAGCTAGATCGGCGCCGGAAACAATGGCGATTAATAAACTCGCCGTGAAAAGAACCAGAAGAGTTTTTTTCAGCTTCGGAGACTTCATGTTTGAGGGGAATTTGGGTGGAAGGAAAAcggagagaaaaagagaagaaaagaaattttTTGAGATGAAGAGTGAGAAAGTGAGAGTGGTGGGTGTCTCGTATTATATCAAAACCTTTGACGATGTTAGCGTCAGAAAATTAGATTTCAGCGTCAATTTTGTGTATCAAAATGTGCAAAAAGTTGTCAgcatattaatataaaattttaataaatatattctttgaaaaaataactataaataaaaaaaatcaaagtgaatgaaaaattaatatatttgctTCAATGTGtactaaatatataaattttcatTGACTCAAATATCTTTTTGtaaaaagatggaaaaaaatattgtttttatgaCTATTTAATTTTGGTGATATTctgattttttataaaaaaataataatttaattctaTAATAAAGAGGAAATTGTAGCCTACATTTAGGTGTAGGGAAGGAACAATGTTTCGCAAGAATGGCCAATGGTGATTGGTTGGTTTTGTGTTGAAAAATTTAAGGAAGTTTTTTAGTGGACCCCACGTGTTTTGTTGTTCAGTAAAAAAGGTTCTGGTTCGGTTGTGTCGTGTTCTAACGAGTTCTCCGAGTTGGATATTTTTTGCAGGAAAAAAACCTTATTATATTCATGTGGGACccgaatataattaaaaatatattctggattttcatatattttaataaatatagaaTTTTAGATTAAATTTACATACACagtcaaataatataattatttttatttatttattgaccaatattttattttttaaaaataaatgaatgaaatATTGTAATTTAAAATCACATTATTTCTATCCATCAATGGGTTGTCTATGTAGTTATTAATTAAACGAATTAATGAGAGGATGTAAAATTCttataaataatatatcaaaTCATATCTTTTCATATAATATAATGTTTAGAAAAAATTAATCTAACAAAGAAATATAATATGATTTAAGTATTACTAATTTccataaatcaatttttaaatcaCAATCTTCTCTTTTTTACTCATCACATTGTATGTTATGATTTTAACCGAATAAATCAATACGTACATTAACTAAAATTTCATCAATTTTGAgatatcaatattttaaaatacctaatattaaaattatactaaAACAATTCCAATAAATTCTTCACAAATTGTAtagaatttgtaatttattttttataagaatAGAATTGCTAATATTACTTgtaacaaaagaaaaagagaattgCTAACATTACTTGTCCaaaagagaaaagagattttTGCTAGACAATTGATAGTATGTCTATCTTGttgaataataaaaagaaaaatatcatAGTTTAATTAACTCACTTTGTTGTTGTGCATAGACAATTAATCATAAGAGTGTAAGTTTAAGTCCATAACATTGTTTTTAATGAGTGAAATTTTAATCagtaaacttttttaaaaaaatgaaaaatattacaTAGGAGTATACTTGATGTCTAAAGGACAATTTCCTCTCATTTCCTTTTGCCGTTTCTTTTCGCATTTTGTAATCGACCATATTTCAAGCAATGAGTTTTaggctatttttattattattatttttattactacaAGCTCTTTACCAACTAAAATAGTTTCATGTTTGcctttgtttattttatataagaTTTTCACGTTTACTTTTTCTTTCGATTTACCGAAAAGGTTAATGGTACTTCCATTGCTCATGTATCCCTAGATTAAGGGTTTTGGATTCCACGAAGTGATTGCATGATATAGACTTGTAGTCTTTTTGTTTTCAGAATGTTGACATAGTGATTCCACATATAATAATCAAGTTTAGATTTTTTTCCTACCACCACCGATATGATCCTGTTCGGGAATTAGAAGTGGGTCAAGTCCTCTCCTAATCGCAGTTGCGGGTAATCGAACTGTTGTCCTCTCTATTAAATCCAACGTCAATCACCACTAcatcaaattaaatttaaaatttagatAATATTCATTCATGTACACCTTCATTTCTAAAACGAAAAGAGACAATaaatttctaaaacaaaaatatataattgtcaAATATATATTTAGCAAAATTTTAGTTGAGAAAAGAAGTCATgaaatgtaaaatagttttacaatataaaccaatcacaaccatgcatcTAATTACATTTCactttcatttaattattttttaatgatatgatattttgttaattttttattggttgattgtgtaaaataattttacactgacagtgtatgaatattattatctttttaattaccttttatttatttatataaaaccaACTTTCAAGTGTATAAATTTTGCGaattaaacataattttaaatagaaattgaattaataatgaAATCACAAAATTTGAAAGACTATATATCAATTATCAAATATAAGAAAATGATTTTATTTCCAAAATTCTAActaacaaaatcaaaatcaatatcTTTTTCATGAGCAAATTGATTTCATTAACAAAATCAATAGTAACCAAACTGTACACCTATTGTTCCCTTTTTGGAATCCAACATAATCCTGGTCTAATATTGAATCCAACTTAGAAAGAAAAATTAACTCAAATAGCACAGATCCCGTGCGGAAAGTATtaactcaaataaaataaatagaaatggATATATTTTATGTAGTTGTTAAGATCATATTCCCTCTGCTTCGTCCAACTTCTTCTTTATTCTATAGAGGGTTACCTTGTTGGCTAATTTGACCTATTTGTTAGCTTGCAGGTGGACCATTGAACTCCACCATAGTTGAACTAGAAAACTACATATAGTTATTAGAGATAGAGAAGTTACTACCAATCTTGCAAAGGATTTGTTTCAAGTATAAATGCTAAAATCTTTCTAATGTGATTTTGGACACCACGTCCGCTTTAATCTACTTATTAGAGTAGTTTACTCCTACGAGTAGAAACTTTAATTGAGCTCGAGTTAGTTAGAAAGGGCCCAAAATTTCCACGCCACTCTGATAGAAATCGAGAGAGATATAAAAGAGTTTAGGACTTCTTATGGGGCGTGATGAAtgtttgaattcttttagaaCTTTTCACATTTCTTAACTAATTTTGCAATGTCTTTTGTCATAGTCAGTCACCTTAGCAGTTTGTGGGCAATGAATCTTCCTCCGATGTGACTCAACACAATCTTTCATGGACCTCCATGAGAACTAGGGAGGTCTCACTCTCACCCAAACATTTTGGCACGAGGAATGACACCCCATCGTGTAAATCCCCCTACTATTATGGTGTATTTTCCCCCAACATTTgaccctctttgcttcgccctcCTTTGAAGGAAAATCGTATATGGTCAGGTAGTAGTAGCACATTATTAACATCATCCAACATGCGgtgtttgtaacaccccaaattctagactaattatttatttaatcattttagcGTGAATCTATGAGTCGTTGTGAAGTATTGAAAATGTGATGATATGTTGAGTCCTTATCATGATTTGTGATGATCTGTGATGTTTGAGATTATGATGACTTATGTGATGTCTTGGTGATTCATCTGATGTCGTGGTGGTTTGCGTGATGATTATGTGTATCGATGAATTTTGgcttattttagaataattagaataataaatggaattattttaattagtaaaataaaatgatatcagtgttagagatattaaggaCAACAATGGTCATTGGTGAAGAGTAAGTGAGggcaatatgggaagaccatattaggggtcctagaggtaaaaagagaaaaggagGAAAGAGGGATTCATTCTGTACGATCAAAGTTTTAAGAAGAGGCAGAAGGAGAGAGCTAGGGCACAAAGAACATGGAGGAATACGTAGAGAGAACAcgaagagaaatagaatccaaccgtgaatcaaggtaaggggagactcttccttttagtatctcttatgtggtcttaggtaataggtagattgatgtatggtttgattcaattag includes these proteins:
- the LOC131620876 gene encoding probable inactive receptor kinase At1g48480, whose translation is MKSPKLKKTLLVLFTASLLIAIVSGADLASDRETLLILRNTVGGRTRSWNVSETNPCLWPGVSCQNERVTSLRLPGMGLAGNLPIGLGNLTELQILSLRFNLLTGPIPSDFSKLVSLRNLYLQNNFLSGEVPEFVFGLQNLTRLSLAHNNFSGEVSSSFNKLTRLDTLSLEQNRFTGSVPDLNVPPLHVFNVSFNNLTGPIPSRFSRLDISAFTGNELCGSPLKIPCPGNNDRNKKNGLSGGAIAGIVIGCVFGFVLILVLLVFLCRKRSKSDSDNVAHAKSVDVENGAGDGGVSNSGSGLASASVSASGVSLQKSLVFVGNVTRKFSLEDLLRASAEVLGKGTFGTAYKAALEMGVTVAVKRLKDVTASEKEFKEKMEEVGKLVHENLVPLRGYYYSRDEKLVVYDYMPMGSLSALLHANNGTGRTPLNWETRSTIALGAAQGIAYLHSQSPTSSHGNIKSSNILLTKSYESRVSDFGLAYLALPTATPNRVSGYRAPEVTDTRKVSQKADVYSFGIMLLELLTGKAPTHSTLNDEGVDLPRWVQSIIQDEWNTDVFDMELLRYQNVEDEMVKLLQLALECTAQYPDKRPSMDVVVRLIGEICHSSNVKEQEEIIEES